From the genome of Psychrobacter sp. M13:
GAGTTTTTGTAATTGCTCTCAGATTCTAAGTTTCTAGTTTTCTAAAGCATCAGTGCTGACAAAACTGACAGCAAAAAAAGACCTACCAAATGGTAAGCCTTTTTTAAATCTAACAATGAATAGCTTAGATTTTTTTCTGAACTTCTGATGCAGTACCGGTAACAGCATCACCAGCGCTTGATACGTCTTGGCCAAAGCCTTTAAAAGTGTTGCAACCAGTCAATACAAACATAGCGGTCAAAGATGCGATGATTACTTTTTTCATAATAATTTCCTCAATAATAAGTAGGTTAAAGCTAACAAAATAAATGACGTTAAGCACT
Proteins encoded in this window:
- a CDS encoding entericidin A/B family lipoprotein, with translation MKKVIIASLTAMFVLTGCNTFKGFGQDVSSAGDAVTGTASEVQKKI